Proteins from a single region of Anaerolineae bacterium:
- the speB gene encoding agmatinase: MKFSAHSGAYGAIPEEFCRYETASIAILPVPYDGTSTWMKGSDRGPKALLDASANMELYDIEMDFEVFRQGIVTMDSVSCPDDPEDMVEAVYKRARPILEDEKFMVGIGGEHSISVGLVRAVAERFQNLSVLQFDAHSDIRNEYEGSRYNHACVMSRIGEICPYVQAGIRSMDSSELERLNMDRTFFAHEVLKGLNVSSRMLKELTQDVYITIDLDVFDPSIMPSTGTPEPGGLDWYTLTGLIESVIREKNVVGMDVTELLPNPANRAPDFMAAKLIYRVLSMIFAKTKEN, translated from the coding sequence ATGAAATTTAGTGCACATTCTGGTGCCTATGGTGCCATTCCGGAAGAATTTTGTCGTTATGAAACAGCATCCATTGCCATTTTGCCTGTTCCATATGATGGTACATCCACCTGGATGAAAGGCTCAGACCGTGGGCCTAAAGCCTTATTGGATGCATCTGCCAACATGGAACTATACGACATTGAAATGGATTTCGAAGTATTCAGACAAGGGATTGTGACAATGGATTCTGTTTCATGTCCTGACGATCCGGAAGACATGGTCGAGGCCGTATATAAACGGGCAAGACCGATCCTTGAGGACGAAAAATTTATGGTTGGAATAGGTGGTGAGCACAGTATTTCCGTGGGCTTGGTTCGAGCAGTGGCAGAACGGTTCCAAAATCTTTCAGTTCTGCAATTCGACGCTCACTCTGATATCCGAAATGAATATGAAGGCAGCCGATACAACCACGCCTGTGTCATGTCCAGGATCGGTGAAATCTGTCCTTATGTTCAGGCGGGGATTCGAAGCATGGATTCCTCAGAACTCGAAAGATTGAACATGGATCGCACTTTTTTTGCACATGAGGTCCTTAAGGGTTTAAATGTGAGTTCAAGAATGCTGAAAGAATTAACCCAGGATGTATACATTACGATTGATCTGGATGTTTTTGATCCCTCCATTATGCCATCGACCGGGACTCCGGAACCCGGGGGGTTGGATTGGTATACCTTGACAGGGTTAATAGAATCGGTCATACGGGAAAAGAACGTGGTCGGAATGGATGTAACCGAGCTATTGCCGAATCCGGCCAACAGAGCCCCGGATTTCATGGCCGCCAAATTGATCTATCGGGTCTTAAGCATGATCTTTGCGAAGACAAAGGAAAATTGA